In the Prionailurus viverrinus isolate Anna chromosome A3, UM_Priviv_1.0, whole genome shotgun sequence genome, TGAGAGTTTTGGAGGCAAGGGCACCGGGAGATGCCAGTGCTCGCCAGCAGGTGGCGCGTTTTCTTTAGGATTGCTTCCTCGAATCTGCATAAAACTTCGCAGCCAGACAAGCTCTGAGTCCCTTCGCCGGAAATCGCTATGCAGATAATAACCCTCCAGTGTCTGGAAATGTTTAATTACCGCGAACGCGGATTCCTCCAGCGCCGACCGCCGCCGAAGTAGCCCGTTAAAGACGCAGCGCCGCGGGTATGGTAAGGTAATTCTATTCCGAAGTGTTTCACCCGGACTATACACAGTTCAGTTAACATAACTTTTCTTCGTCATCCTCAATTTGGTTAGACACTGCTTCGTTTCTAATACATTTATTTCCACCGTTGGATAAGAGAAAAAGTTCAGTAGTCTTAGAACATAGATTTGTTAACTGTCTAAAATAATTGACAACTCATACTTGTACAAAAAGTCGAAACTCACCACACCATTCAAACGCATTTTACACATGCTCCTCACAATACAAGGCAttatcatcatttcattttaaagatgatagTATGCCCAGAACCCAAGCAATTTCACATGAATACCCGTGCTTCATACATGATCTTATAAACCACGGGTAGATCTGTGTCTATGTGCATTGTTACATTTGTTAAGGTGACAAATCGTTACAAAATACTAGGGTCTCATAAAGAACTTACGAAACGGGAACTGCCTGGAAACACAGCTCACTTTCCCTTTCAGTTTTGATACTGTAACTTGTCTGTCGCTGTCACAATAAACACCGGCTCTTGGGTTCAGCTGGGATCTATTCTCTTAAGACTCTGGAGTTGTTTGTACGTTATCAGAGCGTGTTATCTGTACAAGTGTGTGTGGATGTCGTGTTACCTACCTCCCCCGCTTAAAAACTTTCTCCCCGAAGCTGGATTTTGACCTGATTGATCGTAATGGTTCCAGAGGAACTATTGAGCTATTACAATCCATCATCTAAATGATTACAGAGGGATACCTAAATCTCCGGATTATTTGAAAGCTCTGTACATGCGTAAAGGGGGGTCAAATGAGCAGAGCCCCAATTGTCCACAAAGTAGTTACGGAAAAGATTGCATTGGAAGCAAAAACTCCGAAAGTGCTAAGTAAAttccatgtttaaaaaatgaggtcATTTTTGTGTGGCTGGGGAGTAGGGAGAAGtggggttcattttttttttttatcaaaaacacCCCAAAGCGATAGAGGCCATGTTCTAGTTAATTTTCTGGAAGCTGTTCAATTTTCACTCGGAAGACAGGCTGGGGCTCTTTCCTTCCCAGTAAGCAGATGTTCCCAGAGGAGctggggttggggcagggagaCCAGCAGGGGCTGTCACAACCCCCCCAATGTGCCCACAGAACGTGGCGGCGAGGGCTCGCTGGGGGACTGGGAGCAAGGCGGTCGGATGTCTCGGCAGGCAGCCGGGGGTTATTGATCCCTGCCGGACCCCACCTGCGGGGTGGGGTGTAACCGGGACCTGGAAGCCCGGGAGCTAGTTTGGGGACCTTTCCCCAAGGGTGCTCCGTTCCAGACAACACAGGGACTCCTTGGGCGCGGGCGGTTCCGCCCTGCAGGCGGTGGGTGAGAAAGAGAGCCAGAAGGAGCGGTGGCAAGAGTTTGCGCGGGTCTAGTCTCCGGCGGGAGCCGACAGTGAGCAGAGGCTGCAGCCGCGGGTGGCGGGGTGCTCTGGACGCCCTGGAACGGGATGCGAGGCCAGACAAAAGTTTCTGTCACCTGCGATGTGCTTTTGGGCCATAGGATGGTTGGGTTCTGGCTACTGAGGAAGTTTACTAAATTCGAAAAGTGATGTCCTTGCGAGTCCTAAATGAATCTGACTTCGCTAAAAAGTCACCTGGAAGCCCTTAGACGTCCTGGGTCCTTCCTTCTGCAATTCATTCAAGCTGGAATCCAGGCGCAGCACTGCGACTATGCTTTGGGCTGATCAGTTTCTCTTaagtaggtgggggaggggatgcgCCCCTGTTCCCCCTGGAAGGAGGGCAGTGGGGTTCCTAGCTTCCTGGGCTGCTTCTGCCTGCGGTGCTGAAAGGGAACCTGAACTTGGTTGGCTTGCAGTGCAGACCGAGGCCATAGCTTGTGGGTCACTCCCTTGGGAGCTCAGATTGGGGTGGAGGACTCTTGAGCCATTAACAAATCGTTAATTTCATTCCTGGGGTTTCTGGGGTTGTTCCTTGTCAAGTGAGACCTAGCAGGATCATCTTCCAAGGTGGGAATTTGAAACAGGCCCATCTTTGCCCCAGCTGTGCCAGGGTCCCACATCTCTCACCTTGTCTCATCCTGCCTTGCAGACTAGCTCCAGGAGACCCAGCCAGAGTCTGGGAGGCAAAGCCTGGGATGCTGGGCCATGAGGGGCTAGCTCCAACCTTACATCCTCATCTTGCCCTACACCCGCTAGATTCCAGGATTTGGCCTGAGTCCAAATCAGTTTTCCAGATAACCTGGAAAAAGTGGCGTTAAACAACCCAGTTTCATGGTCCTTTCTTTGGCATTCCTAAAGACTCTCCATGAGCTCTTTAGGGATCCTACTATCTAGAGATTTCTACAAGTCCTTGAAGCATGTTAGCCAAGGGCCCTGATTCATAAGAAATAGGGAagtggaaagagggaggaaacaTAGTCACGCTGTGTGGAGTTCTGAGCAGGAGATGGGGTTGCACACCCCAGGAGGCTCCATCCCACCTGAATGTCCTTTTCTGAGAGGACACTTCCTAAGCAATCTGGACAGCCAGAGGGCCAAGTGTGGAGACCTCTCTTGGATTCTTTCATTGCTGCTAATGGAGGTTCTTGAGTTTTGTCTCCTAGGAGAGCCTGAGACTAGCACAAGGAAATTCCTTGACCCAGGTAGGAGCAAGCACAATCCAGGAATACCCTGCTGGACTCTCCTTCCAGGCCTTCCCCTGCTCTTGGTATTGCTGCCTTGGAATCTCAGGGAAGGGAGTGATCTAAGCTCCTTTCTTCTCCCAAGGATCCTCTCCCTGGCCAGAATATCACCTCATGCTGGCAGCTGCTAAGATTCCAACTGCAAACTTACATGGGTCCTTTGCTCCAGCACTAATCTGTGGCAGGGGATGAGTGCAATCCCTTGGGGCAAAAACTgcacctctcccccccccttcttcttccccacccacctcaaAGTTACCTAGGGGCTGGAGGCCAGGTTCTGTCCTAAAGCCCTATGGATAAGACAAGGGTCTTCTTCAACTATGTCTTTTGGGGGGACATTTCCACTATCATTTCCCTGGGTCAGGGATTGACACCCTAAAAAGCAATAAGATTTTCAGAGGAAAGCTGGACTTGGCAGCAGCATTCCCTTCCCACAGACACAGTACCGATATGCTAGAGACCCACTGAGTCCAGGATCCAGCTCCCAGGGCTGGGTGAGTCACTCAGCAGCGACCTTGGTGCAAACACTGGGAGTGCAGTGGTGTCAGTCTAGACCCACCCAGGTCCTGGGAAACCATTGCCTCCTCCTGAACCCAGGGCCCAGTGTTCCAGAGAGGTGGCAGGGAGAGGTCAGGGCTGGGGTCAGCTGGAGGGCAGCTCCCGGAGGAGCCCATTAGTCAGTAAGGTAGGGATGCTGCTCTAAGGCGGAAGGAGTGAAGGCAGAATTTTTCGGAGCCAGAATCCTGACCTCTTGTAGGTCCCAAATGCCACCTGAACCAGTTCCTTGAGCTTAGAGGTCCTGGAGCTGACAATCTTTGCAGCTTGCTCTCCAAACTCCCCAAACCAATGAGTACCTGATTGGAGGGGTAGACTGTAAGTAAGAGTGGAATCCCAGAGGGTTTGGGACTCCAATAACTTTCTTGCCCTCCACCTCTGATCTCTCCACTGAACTCCATAAGCCAGAGTCTGGGGTCAGCCATAGGCATTCAGGTCTGGTTTACTGCCCTGGCAATGAGCCCTCTTGGACGTCCAGAAGCTATTGGATACCCAGGGCCAGCCGCCTCTGGGAAAGGATTCTGGAAGAAAGGGCGGCTCTGCCAGGGTCCGAAGGGCACTGGAGTCCAAGCCTCGGCGCAGGTATCCCGGGGTACCTCCCACCACCCCTGCACAGACTTGTGTCCCAGGTGAGCAGGAATAGGACCCCGAAGTGTGCAGTTTCAGCCTGCTCTCCTCTGCTTGAGGTTGTTTCCTTTAGCACTCCAGGGATGCCACCGTGAGCCTAACAATGCAAAAGGGGTCGCACAGGACCGAAAAGCAGGGGACGCAGGTCCGGGGAGGCCGTGGCAAAGCGACGCAGCTGCCAAAGCCGGCTGCCCGGGTCAGCAAAACTTTGTCTCTCAGTGCGCAGGCGCAGGGCATGGTTGGGGGACAGGCAAGGGAGGGGAGGAATCCTGAAGCaaggggaggcgggagggagaaggagggagggagggaggagggtggtggaTTAAAATAAGTAGGCGGCTCGGTGCTAAGGGATGAGTGAGTCGGAGCTCGGTCTCTCCCCAGCAAGTTCTCAGCCGCTCCCGGTTCAGACCCAACCAGGGAGCTGCGAGCGGGGCTCACTGTCCTCCGGGGGGCAGGGCTCCGGGCCAGTGGAGCGCTCCCGCGCGCCGGGCGCTCGGAGTCCCCGCAGCCGGAGAGGGGCCAGGACTCAAGAGCTCCGGGGGTGCCTGTGGAATCCAGCGCCTCTGGCTTCCCGGGTCCCCCGCAGCGGAGCCCCAGAGACTCCCTCAGCCCGGGACCGCCGCGGAACAAGGTAACTGCAGCCCCGGGCGCCCCTGCTCGGCGAGGGGAATGCGGGCAGCGCTCCCGGGTCCCCTGTCACAGCGCGGCGGGTGTCTCCTCTCTCCGTGTCCCAGAAGGAAGCTCCTCCTGCCAAACGGAGGCTGCAGGACCTTAGTGAAAGTGAGAGCAGCTGCAGCCCAGGGTGGTTGGGGGTGCTGGCTCAGGGACTTCCTGAGCGGGGTCTTTCGGCCTCTGACCTCCGGGGAAGGAGGGGGCGGGCCTCCAGCACTGGCCCTCGCGCTGCCAGGCTCCTAGGAATCCGCGGCGAGATGCCCGCGGACTTCGGGAGTCAGCCTGTGGGCCCCCCTCTAAGAAACCGAAGAAACTTCAGCGGGCAGAAACTTTCCCGAAACGCGCGCCTAGCGCAGTTTGACCTACTTTAGCTGacgaagaaggaagagagaatggaTGGATGGCCACGGCCGCAGCCGACGGCGCCAGGGACAGGTGCATGCCCCAGCCGGGTCGCGCTTTTCGTGCAAGTTTGTTGTTTTGCGTAGTTGCGCTCGGGAATCCGGCCGGCTGGACCCGGAGCGCAGGGCCGCGTGCCTGACCCCGCCTCGCACTTCTGCTCTGACTTCGGGGTGTTCTCTATAGGATGATTGCTCTGTGTAGTCAGGGCCTGGGGAGTTAACCTGCGACTGTCTCGGTTCAGGGAAGAGTGCAGGGGTCGCGAGCACTCTTTCCCAATTGGAGACTCGCACGCCCAAGTAGCAGAAACGCTGTGGGTGCCGTGCATGTCTCCGGCTTGGGGCTTATAAGGCGAGGATTCGTTTCCTCCCCCTGACTGTCCCCTAACTCAGCCTtctggagagaagggggaagcccgaggagagagggaaagaggtgaGGGGCTGCCTTGCGGAACTACTTTCTTTCCCGAAATGTCTAGGTTCAGAAGAACGAAAACCCACATTCAGTCCTTTTTCAACAGCTCGAGCAGTAGCGGGATGGGCTCTCAGAGTGAAAAGTAGCTGCGAGGGTTTCTTTGTTGCCACAATTTGGTAAATTTCAACCGGGCTAAGAGCTGCGCGCTGGCTTTTGGGAAGAGAAACCACGTGCAAAGCAAGTTGGTCTCCCAGGCTCACGGCCTCCTAGAGAAGACAAGGGCTGACAGGGACAGGGGGCGACCAGTGGGTGGATATTTTATCCGAGGCTCCTCGAAGTAATTGCGGTTTCATTAAGACTGGGGAACAGACCGCTAAGGACGCAGCGGGCGTTTAAATGCCGCGGGACGGCCGCCTAGCCGAAGGGTTCGTTCGCTCTCGTTCGTTGGGAGAATTCAACAGAAGTATCTGGTGGTGGTTAGTCCTCCCACCAGGGGCCTGGACGCCTGTCACCACGCGTGTTGGGGATTCGATGTCAAGGATGATTTTCTGGGGCTGCTGCTGGGCTCCTTCAGGCGAAAGCTCGTGGAGCTCGCTCCGTCCTCATTAATGCAAGCAGTTAACTCGCTCACGCTCAATTAGCCCCGAATAAACCACTTTAATAGACTCTGCACACTTCATTAATGCCCGGCATAGGGCTGGCTGCAGACCTGGAATTGGCGCTCGACCACGCGAGGGAAGGAGCGCCTGCACTGCGCGGGGGACCCAGGACTGGAAGCGCGAATTGCTTTTGCTGCCTGTGGTCGGGATCTTTACCCGCGCCTCCCAGATCTCGAGGCTCAAGCTCCTTGCCAAGCGGATGCCTGGTCCGGGGAGAGGTGTTTGCCCTCGCGTTTAAAAATCTAAAACGTTCACACAAGGGCCCCCCGGGTCAGGACAACGGGACTCGGAGGGGCTGGGAGTTCGTTCATCCTCTCCGGCTGGAGAGGCGAGTGTGAGACTGTGTTTTTCTCTTAGTTGACCGCCTGAAACCGGATCGTGCATTTGGCCCATTCTTGGTACTAGTGTAAGGAGCCACGTTTCGAACGAATTTCGTCCCCGGGAAAGTCGTTGGCGAGAGCTTGGGGAGCCCTGGCCTCGGAACGCAGCAGAAAATAAGAAACTGGCCGTGctgctgaagaaaataaattgagtGTTGGGGGACACAAGATCGGGCAGATAGCCCGGAAAGGTTGGCTCCCAAGAGCAGTGATGGCTGCAAAAGTCCCCTCCCCCTATGGAGCCCCAGGTCTTCTGGGCTCCTGAGGGTAGGCAGGGTAGGCGAGGAGAGGCCAGGTTAGTACCCGACGTTGGTGGGTTCCCCACCGGGGCACAGGCAGGGCTCGGGCTCTTCTGCAGCCCAGAGTCGCACCGTCACCGCCGCTCTCTTGGCCGGCGATAGGCCGAGCACCTAGAGAAGCAAGCGGAGGTGCCGGTGGCCCCGGCGGCCCCGGGGAGCCGGAAATAAGGATCTGATTTCCAGCGCCAGGAGGGGAAAAAGAGGTGACAGCAAATCAAAGAGCGCTCACCTCACCTAATCACCTAAGTGTGGGCCAACATTTTAAGTTGGCGAGagtcctctttctccctcctctctccttcccaacCCCAATCcgcccctgctttctctctgccccaattCGTATTTTGCTTCGCGGGGTGTTAGCGCTCTAGGATGATCTCGGCGCTCTGGGATCACCGGACCACCAGTGATCCAAGCCGCAGGGAAAACTGGTAGGGAGGCCCTCTGCTACTGAGGCACGGGTCCTCAGGCACCAGGCTGAATTAATTGCTGCCTTAACACTGGGTTTTTGCCGGGTTGCTAATGTAACCTGCAGTGGGAACATCTCTGCAGGCTTTCAGTGTTTTGCACCTTCCACCCCCTGCAGAACCTCTTTCTCCGCGGGCCTACTATTCAGCCAGTGACTTCTCTGACAGCTTCCAAGGGAAAGGGTTTCTGCATCGAGATTGTCCATACTCCTTCCTGAAAGGGCAGGGCTATCTCCCGTGAGAAGCTTTGCTGCAGTGAAATGCTGCCGAGTCCGACTGGGCCTTGTGGCCTTGGGCTGAGGGTAAGCCAGCCTAGGGGAACTGTCTGGGTGGTGTCAGCGTCCAGCAGTGGGAAGGAGCGGTACCGTGGCCTGCACAACCCAGGAAGGGGGGCTTACTGAAGGTTAGAGGAGCAAtctgaggaagagaagagggggaaTGGGGGTAAGGGAAAAGTGGGCAGCAGGGGATTGAGACAGGCAAAGAACCAAGCACCCTGTTCCCTTAGTGACTTCTCAAGTAGCCCTCAGCTCAGAGCTGAGAGAGTTCAGCACTTGAGCCTCgcaagccacccccccccccaccatgtacTTTCTACTTTTCCTTCGCCATGTTTTTGCCTCCACTGGACAGACTGACTTAACAGTGGCTGGGAGGCTTGGAGATGAAAGGTCTCTCTGCAGAACCCAGACTTGTCCACGGAGGCTGGAGATCCTGACCAAGGAGGCCAGCAGATGCCAGACTGCTGGTCACTTCAGCTTCCTGGCCTTGCAGTTGGAGGGCACAGAGAGCATAGAAGCTGATTGTATTGGCCTCAATACTGTAGCCCATAGGCATACCCACCTGCCCAGGTGTCACTGCGCACACAAATATCCGAGAGCCCAGAGACACTGCACCCTGTTTGATGGAGTAGGGAGGGCACCTAAACCCCCTTGTATGTACCTGCAGATGTTTGACTGAATTAGTAAATGAAGGTGGGTATCATCACCTTCAAAGGCAATTAATTCCCAGGGGCTCAGGTAAGAAGTCAGCCCAAAAGTAGCCGCAGAGGGTGGTGTCAAGAGGGCTCATTAATAGTGAGGCAGAGAAGCAAATTTGAGGTCAAAGTTGAGAGCTTTGAGGAGAAAGATGACATGGCTTCTAGAAGCCAGACTGAAGATCAGCTAAGTAGAGCTAAATGCAGAGGAGCTGGGAGATGTACAgatctgtgtgtgtttgtatgtgtgctgTCTCCCTGGAGGCCCTGCGTGGGTTCCATGCAATcccatgtgtgcgtgtgtgtgtgcgcgcacacgcacacgtgAACATGTTCACGCCAGCATTTTGTTTAGCAGCACAACACTGATCATCTCAGTTTATCTTGCCACCTTGTTGTCATCTCTGCTTCAGAGCATGTGAATCTGTGTTTATCTGTCACTGTGCATTTCTGTTTATCTGCACACGAACATGTAAATGTGCTTCCAAGTTCCTGTTCTCTTCGCCGGAGAGTGAAATTCTGTGTTGACTCAGGCTTGCGTGGATGTAAATTTCCACACACCGGTCTCCCCCAGGTTGTGCCTCCACTGTAGGCCCTCATTTAAGTTGGTTGCATTGCGTAGGATTTGTTTCCTGCTGGTTTCTGTAGCAAGTTGTGTGTCTCTGCCATGGCCATTTGGAGGGAGCCCTTGCATCAGAGAAGGTTCTATTTTCTCTCTGAGGGCAGTGGGTTCCCTCAGTGGGGTCTCAGACTCCCAGCGTCTaccctggggcacagagagggtgtGGCTGAGTTGGAATTCCTAAAGAGGGTGACCTACTCTgaacttctctttttctctcccttcttttctcttcttttttttgcaGATTGCGATTGAGAACCCACTGCAGCTACCGCAATGGGCAGCAAAACCTTGCCAGCGCCAGTGCCCATTCATCCATCCCTGCAGCTCACCAACTACTCCTTCCTTCAGGCGGTGAATGGCCTGCCCACGGTGCCCTCGGACCACCTGCCTAATCTGTACGGTTTCAGCGCACTGCACGCTGTGCACCTGCACCAGTGGACGCTGGGCTACCCTGCCATGCACTTGCCGCGCTCCTCATTCTCCAAAGTCCCGGGCGCCGTGTCCAGCCTCGTGGACACACGCTTCCAGCTGCCCGCCTTTCCCTGGTTTCCTCACGTAATCCAGCCTAAGCCTGAGATCACCGTTGGAGGCAGTGGCCCCTCTGTGCTCAAGACCAAGCCACGCTTTGATTTTGCCAACCTGGCCTTAGCTGCCACGCAGGAAGATCCATCCAAGCTTGGCCGGGGGGAAGGTCCTGGCTCCCCCACTGGTGGGCTGGGTGCCCTCCTGGATGTAACCAAGCTGTCCCCCGAAAAGAAGCCCACGAGGGGACGCCTGCCTTCCAAGACCAAGAAGGAATTCGTCTGCAAGTTCTGTGGCCGCCACTTCACTAAGTCCTACAACCTCCTTATCCATGAGCGGACGCACACCGATGAGCGGCCCTACACGTGTGACATCTGCCACAAAGCCTTCCGGAGGCAAGACCACCTACGGGACCACAGGTACggtgtgtgcccccccccccaaagctgTCTGTCACTGTCCTCACCATCCTTCTCCCTAATGAGGTGGttcttgagccccacttcggctCTCCAGGCCTCCCAGTTTCTGGGAATTCTCTAACATCGCAAAGGAAGCCATACAAGGCTTAGGCATAGGTTCTTGGAGGATGGGTGGAGAGAGCTTGGGAAGAATAAGTCAGGTCTCCATGAGCTTCAGACAGGCATGCCAGCCTTCTCATCCCTTCCTTCACCTGTGCATCTGCAAGTGCTGTTCAGTCCAAGTTTCTGCGGTGACGGGCAGGGGGACCTGTGACTCATGTGACCGCCCAGCACTTGAAATGTGCAACTAGTGTGACTGCGAAATTAACTTTTTAGTTTTACTTACTTTTCATGTtaataaccacatgtggctagtggctgcccgCTTGGACAGCACAGCTCCAGCAAATTGTCCTCCCTGCCCCTGGGTCCCCTCATTCACCTTTATTGTTAACCCAGACCTTATAAGGAGACAGTGCTTGCCCCTCCtggggaaggcaggggtgggCCTAGCTGGACCCGTTGACCTATCAGATAGATCAGATATTGCCTGCCAGTTTCCTTCACCTCCCTACTCTATTCACAAACTTAGAATTTTGCCCACTCCACGCtaggcccccgccccccactttcTTTTGAGGGCAAGCGCCTGGTTGCAGTGGGAGGGGATCTTAGATAACTGTTTATAACATTACATCATTTTGCAAAGATTAATTCTGTTTTTGCTTCCAGATACATTCACTCCAAAGAGAAGCCTTTCAAGTGTCAAGAGTGTGGGAAAGGATTCTGCCAGTCCAGGACTCTCGCTGTCCACAAGACGCTACACTCACAGGTGAAGGAGCTCAAAACCTCCAAGATCAAATGCTAAAAGAGCCTCCAGGTCACCAGGACCCTGGGTTACGATACCCCCTCCTCCAGAGGGACCAGAAGCCGAAGGCGACTCTGGCGGGCAGCGGGAGGGGCTCCCGGGACCTTCCCCTATCCCAGACTTGTCCCTTGGGTCCCGGGCGCACGCGGAACTCGAGAGCCCCGCCCGGAGCCGTGACCCCAGCCGCCAGGGCGGCTCCCCCAGGACGCGGCTAAAGTCTTGGCCAAAAGGCGGTACTCACGTGGCGGAAGggaaactgcatttaaaaaaagaacgaaaGCTCCGCGGAGCCGCAGCGGCGCCTCTCCCAGAAGTATTActttttctattgttattttatacgtttactttattatttttttctttgaccataTAAGCTTGTAACTCTGCCtgcggagagagaggggagagggaaggaagttcTGTGCGTTTGCAGAGTCCACCCCCTCCTCccgtccccatccccaccccggGAGCCTGCAAAAGTGTAATCCGTGTATCTGCTTCTGCCGCCGGGCCCTGGGACCGCGGGGCCAAGGagcgccccctccctgctccgCAGCCGGTCGGCCGTGGGCCCTCGGACTCGGATGGCGGGGCGGGGGCCTTGAGCCCTGCGGCTGCAGCGGGCCCGGCCTCCGGCTCCCCTGTTCCGCCGTCCCGTCACCACGAGAGAGCAGCCGGCTAGGAGCAGGGCATTGTATTGCGATTGGCACTTTATGCTGACCATCGGTAACGGACATTTATCACTggagttttttaaaatatgaaataaacgGTTATTTTACAGGCATTGCAGGATGGGTATTCTCCCTCCCAAACAGGACACTGGGAGGCTTCTTTCCTTAAGAGGAGCAGGATTCCCTGCCCGCTCCAACCTGCTCCGCTTCCGGAAACCCGGCCTTCTTGGGGTGATAGGGTTGAGATGGGTGGAgaagcctcctctctctctgtgttggTCTACCCCGGCCACATGTTTATTTTCGTACTTTACTCCTCCACTTCGGTCTTTAGGGTCTCAgtgtccccacccctcacctccacGGGGCTGGTAGTTTACAAGGAAGCCCAGCCTGCAGCCACTTCTTCggccttaaaaaaatcacaacGTCTCCGGGTGCCAGGGTCGCTTAAGATCCACTAAGGGAACAGAATGTCACCCACCTCTCCAACCAAAGACTTTCCTACTGGCCTCCAGCATCtgctttggtggtggtggtggtggtggtggtggggaggtgcCTTCACGTATAGCCTCAGGACCAGTACTGTCCCCAGGGCCCCAATACCCCGCTGCAAATGCACAATCATCGCTGCTTCCCCAAAGCCCCAAAGCCCCAAACCTACAACCCTCCCTCCGTTAGGATCCCCCCGATACAATTCTCTGGCTGGGTCTCATCCCCTGCCCGGAGTACGGCTCCACGCCCAAAGATTCCCTACAGTTTTTAAAGCCTCGTCAGGAATGGCGGGGGCGGGCGCCCTGGGAGGCCCGGGAAGTTTAGGAGGGGAAATCTGAGTCCTCCCTCCACAAGTTGAACCTTCCCCGGGGCGTCTAGTTTTCCCACAATTAGAGGCCAGGCCGCCGGGGGCTCTCCTtcttggggcggggcggggctccccCAGCTCCAGTGTCCTGACCGCAGGGCGGCGCAGGCGGTAGCGCCCGCGGCCTTTCCCAAGCCGAGCGCTCGGCCTCTCGGGCttctgagcctggagctcagCGGCCGCGAAGAACGATGGGCCGAGCTTCCCTGCAACGGGGACCCAAGGTCCCAGCCTCCGGCAGAGCCCTGCGGCCTGAGAAAGGAAGCCCAGGCCATACGAGTTAAAACGCTCTAGACTTTCACTGAACCGACGTCACCTCCTCTGCGCatacccgcccccgccccccttgcGGGCTTGAACTCCGCGGTTCCGGGGCCCAACGTGTCCCGGTGGCCTTGGCTGGGCCTGCGCTGAGAGCCCTGCCCTCCGCGTTCGGAGCCACGCTGCCCCCTGCTGGACAAGCCTGGAGGGGCGGATCAGGACTGGGGCACCTCAGTGCGTCCTGCTGAGGACTCGGCAGAACTTTCTGCCGCAGCCCCTGTCCACCACCCCTGTGGATATCTGGTCTTGCGCTCAAAAACTTCTTGATCGGTTCCACGGCCCACTGCGAATGAGGACCGTGAGCTGCCGGGTCTTGACCGGACTGAGGGATCTCCGCTAGTCCGGCAAGATCACAGCCCTTCTTCTGCAGCTTCATAAGGAGGCGACCCGGGACAAACCAGAGTCTGGATCCCAGAGAACTGTGATCTCTGggcgcagagagggagaaagagttaTTCAGTGGGTTTTGGACTTGGCTTTAGCCCAGCCAGTGCAGTCCGTAGTATGGTCTGCACTTGGCCATGGCTTACGTGAGGGTCCATGGCAGGCCCACATCGTTTCTGTCATTAGCCCCAGGAGGTCGGGAGACGTGGTTGTTCCAAGACGACAGTGACTGAGTACATACACCTGTCACAGAGAGCTTTGGGCACCCCTGAGGATCTGACGGAGCGCCTCGTTCAGTTCCTCTGCTCTTTCTGGGGTCCCATCTTTCCTGAGGATTTACTA is a window encoding:
- the OSR1 gene encoding protein odd-skipped-related 1, which gives rise to MGSKTLPAPVPIHPSLQLTNYSFLQAVNGLPTVPSDHLPNLYGFSALHAVHLHQWTLGYPAMHLPRSSFSKVPGAVSSLVDTRFQLPAFPWFPHVIQPKPEITVGGSGPSVLKTKPRFDFANLALAATQEDPSKLGRGEGPGSPTGGLGALLDVTKLSPEKKPTRGRLPSKTKKEFVCKFCGRHFTKSYNLLIHERTHTDERPYTCDICHKAFRRQDHLRDHRYIHSKEKPFKCQECGKGFCQSRTLAVHKTLHSQVKELKTSKIKC